From the genome of Haloferax sp. Atlit-12N:
GTCGACTTCCGCGCCGTCTTTCAGGACGTACACCTCCCCGTGCTCGTAGGGGTTCATGGTCCCGGCGTCGACGTTCAGGTACGGGTCTATCTTGACCGCGGTGACGTCGAACCCGGCGTTCTTCAGGAGTCGGCCGGTGCTCGCGGCCGTGATACCCTTCCCGAGGCCGGACATGACACCCCCGGTTACGAAAATGAACTTGCGCCCCATCTCTGGGTCGTATTCGTCCGTCGGCATACTGACCGTGTGCGAGCGTACTTCAAAACCATTTCGGAGGGAACATCGTGTGCCAGAGCACCGCACGCTGCCGAATCCGTGAGAATCGAGCGACGGCGACGCGACGATGACCGCGACGCGGCGGCGCTCCCCCGGTCAGTCCAGCTTTTTAATGACTCGCGCCGGGTTGCCACCGACGACCACCGAGTCGGGCACGTCCTTCGTGACGACCGCGCCGGAGGCGACCACCACGTCGTCGCCGATGGTGACGCCGGGGTTGACGACCGCCCGCCCGCCGAGCCACGCGTTGTCTCCAATCGTCACCGGGTCGCCCGACTCAGGGCCTTTGATTCGCTCGGCCGCGTCGAGCGGGTGGGTTGCGGTGTAGATGTGGACGCCCGGTGCGATTTGGCAGTTGTCGCCGATAGTGATGGGACACACGTCGAGAAAGACGCAGTCGAAGTTGGCGAAGAAGTTCTCGCCGACGCGGACGTTGTAGCCGTAGTCGCAGCGGAACGTCGGCTCGATTTCGAACGAGTCGCCGACCTGTCCGAACAGTTCCCGAATCAGCTCCTCGCGGCGCTCGGTCTGGGTCTCGTCGGTCTCGTTGAACAGGCGCGTGAGTCGGCGCGCGCGCTTTCGTTCCGCGACGAGTTCCGGGTCGCTCGCGTCGTACAACTCGCCCGCAAGCATCTTCTCCTTCTCGGAGGGCATATCCTCGATGACTGGCGGGCCAGTGGTAAGTGTACCCACGGCTTCCGCAACCACAGGATTTGACTCGCCCGGCCGCAATCACCCGTGTATGAAGGACTTCCCGCGACTCGGCTTCGGGACGTACAAACTCGAAGACCGCGACGAATGTGTCGAGGCCGTCAAGACCGCCCTCGACGTTGGTTACCGTCACGTCGACACGGCCCAGATGTACCACAACGAGGAGTTCGTCGGCGAGGGGCTCGCCGAATCCGGCGTGGACATCGACGACGTGTTCGTGGCGACGAAGCTCGACACCGACAACCTCGGCTACGACGACGTGCTGGAGACGACCCGCGAGTCCGCCGAAAAGCTCGGCGTCGATACCATCGACCTGCTGTACGTCCACTGGCCGCTCGACAGCTACGACGAGGACGAGACGCTCGCGGCCCTCGACGAACTCGTCGAGGAGGGCGTCATCGCCAACGTCGGCCTGAGCAACTTCCGACCCGACCAGCTCGAATCCGCCATCGAGACGCTCGATGCGCCGGTGTTCGCCCACCAAGTCGAGATGCATCCGATGCTCCAACAGCGCGAACTCCGCGAGTTCGCCGCGGGACACGACCACCGACTGATCGCCTACTCGCCCATCGCGCGCAACCAGGTCGCCAACGAGGAGGTCATCGTCGACATCGCCGAGAAGCACGACGCCTCCCCGGCGCAGGTCGCCCTCGCGTGGCTCATCGAGAAGGGCGCGACGCCCATCCCGAAGGCCGCCTCGCCCGACCACATCCGCGACAACTTCGCCGCGCTCGACCTCGACCTCGACGACGAGGACGTGGCCGCCATCGACGCCCTCGATTCGACCCACCGCATCGTCGACTTCGAGGAAGCGCCGTGGAACCACGCCTGAGCTGAGCCGACCTGCGCCCGGCCGACGGCCGTGGCGCTGCATCCTCTATTTTCGCCACGTACGACCGCTCAGACCCTCGTCTTCGTCGCCGACGAACCCCTGTCAGTTCGGGCCGTGCGACCCCGCCACAAACAGGGTGAACATATATGATGGACTCAGCCGTACTGCCGAATATGGCAACGGTGGTGGTGGTGTGCCCGCACTGTGGACAGGAAGTTGAATCGAGATACGAGGGCGACGCCGACTTCGACGGTGTCAGACAGCGGTTAAAAAGCGAGTATCGCGTCGCGCGGCAGACCTGTCCGGTCTGTTCGAACCCGTACGACCTCCGTCGGGCCTAATCGGTCCCGGCGGCGCGGCGACGGAATCCTCGGCGGGTGGCCGAGGGCGTCGGCGTCGCGTTCGCGTTATCCCGTGTTCTTCATCCCGGCGGCGATGCCTTTGACGGTGAGCCGCAGGGTCTGTTCTTCCTCGTCGGTCCGGTGGGTCTGCGACAGCAGGTGGGTCTGCAGCAGGTTCAGCGGGTCGACGTAGGGGTTGCGGCGGCGGAGGCTCTCTTCGAGCCACTCGCGCTTCAGGAGACTGCTACGCTCGCTGATGTCGAGCATGAGGTCCGCGGCGTCCTCGTACTCCGCGGTGAGACGGGTGAAGAACTCCTCGCGGAGCTCCTCGTCGGCGAGGTTCGCGTACTCCGTGGCGATTTCGAGGTCGGTGCGCGCCAGCGCCATCGCGGCGTTGTCGAACGTGCTGCGGAAGAACGCCCACTCGTCGTACATCTCGCGGAGGTCGTCCATGTCGCCGCCGTCTTCGAGGAAGGCGTTGACGCCGGCGGCCAGCGAGTACCAGCCGGGGAGGATACACCGCGACTGGGTCCACGAGAACACCCACGGGATGGCGCGGAGGTCCTCGACACTGCGCTCGTCGGACCGAGAGGCCGGGCGGGAGCCGAGGTTGAGTTCCTCGATGACGGTGATGGGCGTCGCCTGCTCGAAGTAGGAGACGAAGCCGTCGGATTCGAGGAGGTCCTGGTACTCCTCGCGCGCGGCAGTGGCCATGGTGTCCATGGCGTCGACCCAGCGG
Proteins encoded in this window:
- a CDS encoding aldo/keto reductase; this translates as MKDFPRLGFGTYKLEDRDECVEAVKTALDVGYRHVDTAQMYHNEEFVGEGLAESGVDIDDVFVATKLDTDNLGYDDVLETTRESAEKLGVDTIDLLYVHWPLDSYDEDETLAALDELVEEGVIANVGLSNFRPDQLESAIETLDAPVFAHQVEMHPMLQQRELREFAAGHDHRLIAYSPIARNQVANEEVIVDIAEKHDASPAQVALAWLIEKGATPIPKAASPDHIRDNFAALDLDLDDEDVAAIDALDSTHRIVDFEEAPWNHA
- a CDS encoding maltose acetyltransferase domain-containing protein, whose product is MPSEKEKMLAGELYDASDPELVAERKRARRLTRLFNETDETQTERREELIRELFGQVGDSFEIEPTFRCDYGYNVRVGENFFANFDCVFLDVCPITIGDNCQIAPGVHIYTATHPLDAAERIKGPESGDPVTIGDNAWLGGRAVVNPGVTIGDDVVVASGAVVTKDVPDSVVVGGNPARVIKKLD